A single genomic interval of Lathyrus oleraceus cultivar Zhongwan6 chromosome 7, CAAS_Psat_ZW6_1.0, whole genome shotgun sequence harbors:
- the LOC127106233 gene encoding protein S-acyltransferase 11 has product MMNEEIAPTKIGVIAKPTNFTASSTQAQHVTVATENYEITCWGCGLRLLLPSHAPVFKCGWCGAITDQSKQNCDKQGHRWRLLRDRCILTMVFMFMLFLIFGGVWAIYPVIYSFSLFGIFHSIITVALAIATISSFSLSAFRCAGTPPNLVWGSYPTVGNGDLENYTFCHYCSKPKSPRTHHCRSCGKCILDMDHHCPFIGNCVGASNHRSFIAFLISGLFSTIYISLVSAHAGLHMWPPLTYSIGRIHGTTNEILAWRIVKETFFAFLRSVLLLSTRGFILVYLFSASISMMLGLSVLLWQQLRFIYEGETYLSHLSSQAYNGDGKKDCQNLVRFFGFPYSVQRFLPRFLVTHKRHIKGNTHDL; this is encoded by the exons ATGATGAATGAGGAAATTGCTCCAACCAAAATAGGAGTAATTGCAAAACCAACAAACTTCACAGCTTCTTCAACCCAG GCGCAACATGTAACTGTGGCTACTGAGAATTATGAGATAACATGTTGGGGTTGTGGACTGCGTCTTTTGCTTCCATCTCATGCACCAGTTTTCAAATGTGGCTGGTGTGGGGCCATTACAGATCAGAGCAAACAGAATTGTGACAAGCAGGGCCATAGATGGAGACTACTGCGTGATCGATGCATTCTTACTATGGTCTTCATGTTTATGCTTTTTCTAATAT TCGGCGGGGTGTGGGCAATTTATCCCGTCATATATTCTTTCAGTCTTTTTGGGATTTTCCACTCTATCATTACAGTGGCCTTGGCCATAGCTACCATTTCCTCTTTCAGCCTTTCAGCCTTTCGTTGTGCCGGCACACCACCAAACTTAGTGTGGGGAAGCTACCCCACTGTAGGGAATGGTGACCTTGAAAATTATACCTTCTGTCACTACTGCTCAAAACCGAAGTCGCCCAGAACTCATCACTGTCGCTCGTGTGGAAAATGTATACTGGATATGGATCACCACTGCCCATTT ATCGGGAACTGTGTCGGCGCCTCTAATCACCGCAGCTTCATCGCCTTCCTTATATCAGGATTGTTCAGCACCATCTATATTTCTTTAGTGTCTGCACACGCTGGCTTGCATATGTGGCCACCATTGACATATTCCATCGGACGCATACACGGGACCACTAATGAAATTCTAGCTTGGAGAATTGTGAAAGAAACTTTTTTCGCCTTCCTGAGATCTGTGCTGCTTCTATCCACCAGAGGGTTTATTCTTGTTTATCTATTTAGTGCAAGTATTTCAATGATGTTAGGGTTGAGTGTTCTTCTATGGCAGCAGCTACGATTTATTTACGAGGGGGAAACTTACTTGAGTCACCTAAGTTCGCAAGCGTATAATGGAGACGGAAAGAAGGACTGTCAAAATCTTGTTAGGTTTTTTGGTTTTCCGTACTCTGTACAACGGTTTTTGCCCAGGTTCCTTGTTACTCATAAGAGACACATAAAGGGAAATACACATGATCTGTGA